The proteins below come from a single Geobacillus thermoleovorans genomic window:
- a CDS encoding Zn-dependent alcohol dehydrogenase, whose product MTKAAVLHRYGEPLTIEEVEVASPKRGEVKVKLKAAGLCHSDWHVVEGKLPLPLPIVLGHEGAGVVEEVGEGVTNVKQGDHVVLNWVPSCGRCPYCRLGRPDLCETAAQLTATGTLPDGTTRFSLGGKPVYQFLTAGAFSERTIVPEQAVIPIRRDVPFELAALIGCSVMTGVGAVIHTARVRPGSTVAVIGAGGVGFNIIQGAALAGAKQIIAVDIVEEKLAMTKTFGATHTVNAREEDAVSAVLDLTDGLGVDYAFEAIGRPETMADAYNMTRKAGTTVIVGIAAPHETVEINAFSLPSQSKTLTGSWLGQGNPPVDYPKLLDLYAAGKLKLEPLISAVYALEQINDGFAALKSGQNIRGLIRFDE is encoded by the coding sequence ATGACGAAAGCTGCGGTATTGCACCGTTATGGGGAGCCGCTGACAATCGAAGAAGTGGAGGTGGCGAGCCCCAAGCGCGGGGAAGTCAAGGTGAAACTGAAAGCGGCCGGCCTTTGCCATAGCGATTGGCACGTCGTCGAAGGCAAGCTCCCTCTGCCGCTGCCGATCGTGCTTGGCCACGAAGGAGCGGGCGTTGTCGAGGAAGTCGGAGAAGGCGTGACAAATGTCAAGCAAGGCGACCATGTGGTGCTCAATTGGGTGCCATCGTGCGGCCGGTGTCCTTATTGCCGCCTTGGCCGGCCTGATTTATGCGAAACAGCGGCCCAGCTGACGGCGACCGGCACGCTGCCGGACGGGACGACGCGCTTTTCCCTCGGCGGAAAGCCAGTCTATCAATTTCTCACCGCCGGGGCGTTCAGTGAGCGCACGATCGTGCCGGAGCAGGCGGTCATCCCGATCCGTCGGGATGTGCCGTTTGAACTGGCGGCCTTGATCGGCTGCAGCGTCATGACTGGGGTGGGGGCGGTCATTCATACGGCCCGCGTTCGCCCGGGCAGCACAGTTGCAGTCATTGGCGCCGGCGGCGTCGGCTTCAACATCATCCAAGGAGCGGCGCTGGCTGGGGCTAAACAAATTATCGCCGTCGACATTGTCGAGGAAAAATTGGCGATGACGAAAACGTTCGGGGCGACGCATACAGTCAACGCCCGCGAGGAAGATGCCGTCAGCGCCGTGCTCGACTTGACTGACGGCCTCGGCGTCGACTACGCGTTTGAAGCGATCGGCCGCCCGGAAACGATGGCGGACGCGTACAACATGACGAGAAAGGCGGGAACGACAGTCATCGTCGGCATCGCCGCGCCGCATGAAACGGTGGAGATCAACGCCTTTTCGCTGCCATCCCAATCGAAAACGTTGACTGGTTCTTGGCTCGGCCAAGGTAATCCCCCGGTCGACTATCCGAAGCTGCTCGACTTGTACGCGGCGGGCAAGTTGAAGCTTGAACCGCTCATCAGCGCTGTCTATGCGCTCGAACAAATTAACGACGGGTTCGCCGCCTTAAAGAGCGGGCAAAACATCCGCGGCCTGATCCGCTTTGATGAATAA
- a CDS encoding ABC1 kinase family protein, with translation MHASLETAKPKPARDFAAIGAAIEEELAAITAGKRRRKIIAVLVKNGLGMVLGDAIARKLRGNEGDKQYLHHIGRRLRLAFEELGPTFIKLGQVLVTRQDLLPEPITLELEKLLDRVPPIEFAKIEYILERELPDGLETFEWIEEEPLGSASLAQVYKAKLKDGPVVAVKVVRPTVEKLFQTDIAIIKKMAARLQKRLPPELQAALDLGGLVQDYYSSAMDELDMTEEARKMQEMKQKYERRAEHVTVPHVYEATKSVLIMEYIDGWLIKDFPVDFLTFEERINIMIDLVHHYVQTMLDGHYHADAHGSNIMIDKRTKKAVIIDWGMTGRMDSVMAQILMRVILHIQLNQAEDAAEVFMELMSPTIYTDVVKLKDELRTLTLNYVSAHQGSSRYNYGRLVLEATAIGLRNYCKVPNGLALWAKGFSATEGTARWICPEISYGEVVEAYEIPILKSILGKRFNFRANASLVAETAEMIATFPRRFNKVLETMAENKWRMTVQVQTDPVTRNTLNQIANRLALSLIAFAIIVATGFVIASIPSGTFLGMDKTTVANIGLAASFLLVVFLCWRLFRTRKQRPWF, from the coding sequence TTGCACGCATCACTCGAAACGGCCAAGCCAAAACCAGCGCGCGACTTTGCGGCCATTGGCGCTGCCATTGAAGAGGAGCTGGCTGCCATTACGGCGGGAAAACGGCGGCGGAAAATCATCGCTGTGCTTGTCAAAAACGGGCTTGGCATGGTGCTGGGCGACGCCATTGCCCGCAAGCTGCGAGGGAACGAGGGAGACAAACAATATTTGCACCATATCGGCCGGAGGCTGCGCCTAGCGTTTGAGGAGCTCGGCCCGACGTTCATCAAGCTCGGGCAGGTGCTTGTCACAAGGCAAGACTTATTGCCAGAGCCGATTACGCTTGAGCTGGAGAAATTGCTTGACCGGGTGCCGCCCATTGAGTTTGCCAAAATCGAATACATTTTGGAGCGGGAGCTGCCTGACGGCTTGGAGACGTTTGAATGGATTGAGGAGGAGCCGCTCGGCTCGGCGTCGCTCGCTCAAGTGTACAAAGCGAAACTTAAAGACGGGCCGGTTGTCGCGGTCAAAGTCGTGCGCCCGACGGTCGAAAAACTGTTTCAAACCGATATCGCCATCATTAAAAAAATGGCCGCCCGCCTGCAAAAGCGGCTGCCGCCTGAACTGCAGGCCGCCCTTGACCTCGGGGGGCTCGTGCAAGATTATTACAGCAGCGCCATGGATGAGCTGGACATGACGGAAGAAGCAAGAAAAATGCAAGAAATGAAGCAAAAGTACGAAAGGAGGGCTGAACATGTCACGGTTCCGCACGTGTATGAAGCGACGAAAAGCGTCTTGATCATGGAATACATTGACGGCTGGCTCATTAAAGACTTCCCTGTCGATTTTCTCACCTTCGAAGAGCGGATCAACATCATGATCGATCTTGTCCATCATTACGTGCAAACGATGCTCGACGGCCATTATCATGCGGATGCCCACGGTTCCAACATTATGATCGACAAGCGGACGAAAAAGGCGGTCATCATCGACTGGGGGATGACCGGGCGGATGGACAGCGTGATGGCGCAAATTTTGATGCGTGTCATTTTGCACATCCAGCTCAACCAGGCGGAAGACGCCGCCGAAGTGTTTATGGAACTGATGTCGCCCACCATTTACACCGATGTTGTCAAATTGAAAGATGAACTGCGGACGTTGACGTTAAACTATGTGTCCGCCCATCAAGGGAGCAGCCGCTACAACTACGGCCGCCTCGTCCTTGAAGCGACGGCGATCGGGCTCCGCAACTACTGCAAAGTCCCGAACGGCTTGGCGCTTTGGGCGAAAGGATTTTCCGCCACCGAAGGGACGGCGCGCTGGATTTGCCCGGAAATTTCGTACGGCGAAGTCGTGGAGGCGTATGAAATTCCAATTTTAAAAAGCATCCTCGGAAAGCGCTTTAATTTTCGCGCCAACGCGAGTCTTGTCGCTGAAACGGCGGAAATGATCGCCACCTTCCCGCGCCGGTTCAACAAAGTGTTGGAGACGATGGCCGAAAACAAATGGCGCATGACCGTGCAAGTCCAAACCGACCCGGTGACGCGCAATACGCTCAACCAAATCGCCAACCGTTTGGCGCTTTCCCTCATCGCGTTTGCCATCATCGTCGCCACTGGGTTTGTCATTGCCAGCATTCCGAGCGGGACGTTTTTAGGAATGGACAAAACGACGGTCGCCAACATCGGGTTGGCCGCCTCTTTCCTCTTGGTCGTGTTTCTTTGCTGGAGGCTGTTCCGCACGCGCAAGCAGCGACCATGGTTTTAA
- a CDS encoding thiolase family protein — MREVVIVDAVRTAIGKKKGALSSVHPVDLLVPVLRALVDRNGLDAGLVEDVIVGCVTMTGEQGGNIARQAVLAAGFPVGVPAFSLNRMCGSSQQAIHSAAQAILAGDIDIAIAAGVESMTRVPMGSDMGRFSRQLTSRYNIVPQGISAEMIAKKWGLSREELDAFSLQSHEKAAAATDRGMFEREIIPLDVPGEEGTVSFTRDEGIRRDTSLEKLAALTPSFQPKGGVITAGNSSQVSDGAAGVLLMSAEKARQLGLRPRARIVARAVVGEDPILMLTGVIPATRRVLEKTGLRLEQIDVIEINEAFASVVKAWERELEPDMAKVNPRGGAIALGHPLGASGARLMTTLLHELEDMDGKYGLQVMCIGFGMATATIIERL, encoded by the coding sequence ATGAGGGAAGTGGTGATTGTTGACGCCGTGCGCACGGCGATCGGCAAGAAAAAAGGGGCGCTCTCAAGCGTCCATCCGGTCGATTTGCTTGTTCCGGTGCTGCGGGCGCTTGTCGACCGAAATGGGCTGGATGCCGGCCTGGTGGAAGATGTCATCGTCGGCTGTGTGACGATGACCGGAGAGCAAGGGGGCAACATCGCCCGCCAAGCGGTGCTCGCCGCCGGCTTTCCAGTCGGAGTGCCGGCGTTTTCCTTAAACCGGATGTGCGGCTCGAGCCAACAGGCGATTCATAGCGCGGCGCAGGCGATTTTGGCCGGCGACATCGACATCGCCATCGCCGCCGGGGTCGAAAGCATGACGCGCGTTCCGATGGGAAGCGACATGGGGCGGTTCAGCCGCCAGCTGACAAGTCGGTACAACATCGTGCCGCAAGGGATTTCTGCGGAGATGATCGCGAAAAAATGGGGATTGTCGCGGGAAGAGCTTGATGCGTTTTCCTTGCAAAGCCATGAAAAAGCGGCGGCGGCAACCGACCGCGGGATGTTTGAGCGGGAAATCATTCCGCTTGACGTGCCGGGCGAGGAGGGGACGGTGTCCTTCACCCGCGACGAAGGGATTCGGCGCGACACCTCGCTCGAAAAGTTAGCAGCGTTAACGCCATCATTCCAGCCGAAAGGCGGCGTCATCACCGCTGGGAATTCCAGCCAAGTCAGTGATGGAGCGGCCGGCGTGCTGCTCATGTCGGCAGAAAAAGCCCGGCAGCTCGGTTTGCGGCCGAGAGCCCGCATCGTCGCCCGCGCGGTCGTCGGCGAAGATCCGATTCTGATGCTCACGGGCGTCATCCCGGCCACGCGCCGCGTGCTCGAAAAAACGGGACTGCGCCTTGAGCAAATCGATGTCATCGAAATCAATGAAGCGTTCGCTTCGGTCGTCAAAGCATGGGAGCGGGAGCTCGAGCCGGATATGGCAAAAGTCAATCCGCGCGGCGGGGCGATCGCCCTCGGACACCCGCTCGGCGCGAGCGGCGCCCGGCTGATGACAACGCTGCTCCATGAGCTTGAGGACATGGACGGGAAATACGGATTGCAAGTGATGTGCATCGGCTTTGGCATGGCGACAGCCACGATCATCGAGCGGCTGTAA
- a CDS encoding SDR family NAD(P)-dependent oxidoreductase, whose translation MSSWAELLKGKVAVVTGASRGLGRADALALAEAGADVVITDILLESDEESKQTAQKYGPLSQVMQSTKVVYAEKTAEDIRAMGRRALALKMDVTDREQVKEVFARVKEEFGSIDILVNNAGTLDHVSQIEKQNDEFWERDLRVNLTGTYNCTKAVWPYMKEQGWGRIINMSSVAGTLGGFGQASYSATKGAVLSFTKSMALEGARYGITVNAIVPGIINTEAFRMGNPKMNERMIQRTAFRRPGEPEDVANAIVFLCSDKAKYITGIGLNVSGGIELFTF comes from the coding sequence ATGTCGTCATGGGCGGAACTGCTGAAAGGAAAAGTGGCGGTCGTCACCGGCGCCTCACGCGGCCTCGGGCGCGCGGATGCCTTGGCGCTTGCCGAAGCGGGAGCGGATGTCGTCATTACCGATATTTTGCTCGAATCGGATGAAGAAAGCAAACAGACGGCGCAAAAATATGGGCCGCTCTCACAAGTGATGCAGAGTACAAAAGTGGTGTACGCCGAAAAGACAGCGGAAGACATTCGCGCCATGGGGCGGCGGGCGCTGGCTCTCAAAATGGACGTCACCGACCGCGAGCAAGTGAAAGAAGTGTTTGCCCGCGTCAAGGAAGAGTTTGGTTCCATTGACATTCTCGTCAACAACGCCGGCACGCTCGACCACGTTTCGCAAATCGAAAAGCAAAACGATGAGTTTTGGGAGCGCGATTTGCGGGTGAACCTGACCGGCACGTACAACTGTACAAAAGCGGTATGGCCGTATATGAAAGAGCAAGGATGGGGGCGGATCATCAACATGTCGTCCGTCGCCGGGACGCTTGGCGGCTTTGGCCAAGCGAGCTATTCGGCCACGAAAGGAGCGGTGTTGAGCTTTACGAAAAGCATGGCGCTTGAGGGGGCGCGCTACGGCATCACCGTCAACGCCATCGTGCCGGGCATTATCAACACGGAAGCGTTCCGCATGGGCAACCCGAAAATGAACGAGCGGATGATCCAGCGCACGGCGTTCCGCCGCCCGGGTGAGCCGGAAGATGTCGCCAACGCCATCGTCTTCCTTTGTTCCGATAAGGCGAAGTACATCACGGGGATTGGGTTGAATGTTTCAGGCGGCATCGAATTGTTTACGTTCTGA
- a CDS encoding enoyl-CoA hydratase/isomerase family protein, translated as MPYETLRIERRNKGVAWVMIHNPPANAISERLMEELEKAADELEADRGVRVVVIASAHPKTFLAGADLKDMIQRGTQFAGNEAGIAEQSARMQRCFDRFATMPKPVIAAINGYALGGGCELALACDFRIMGGGKIGLTEVSLGLIPGAGGTQRLTRLVGRAKATELIFLARRLDPQEALELGLVHRVTPPERLEEEASAFAEQLSEGAVRAMGLAKRAIYAAEGLPEDGFGIEAASFAATFKTGEPAIGLAAFFQKKQPQFLR; from the coding sequence ATGCCTTATGAAACGTTGCGCATAGAGCGGCGAAACAAAGGAGTCGCTTGGGTGATGATCCACAACCCGCCGGCGAACGCCATTAGCGAGCGATTAATGGAAGAATTGGAGAAAGCGGCCGATGAATTGGAAGCCGACCGCGGAGTGCGCGTTGTCGTCATCGCGTCGGCCCATCCGAAAACGTTTCTCGCCGGCGCTGATTTAAAGGACATGATTCAGCGAGGAACCCAGTTTGCCGGCAATGAAGCGGGCATCGCCGAACAAAGCGCCCGCATGCAGCGCTGTTTCGACCGCTTCGCGACGATGCCGAAGCCGGTCATCGCGGCCATCAACGGCTATGCGCTCGGCGGCGGCTGTGAATTGGCCCTGGCGTGCGATTTCCGCATCATGGGCGGCGGCAAAATCGGCCTGACAGAAGTCTCGCTCGGCCTCATTCCCGGCGCGGGCGGCACGCAGCGGTTGACGCGCCTCGTCGGGCGGGCGAAAGCGACGGAACTCATTTTTCTTGCCAGACGGCTTGACCCGCAAGAAGCGCTCGAACTCGGCCTTGTTCATCGCGTCACGCCCCCGGAGCGGTTGGAAGAAGAGGCGTCGGCGTTTGCCGAGCAACTGTCAGAAGGGGCCGTGCGGGCGATGGGGCTCGCCAAGCGGGCCATCTATGCGGCCGAAGGGCTTCCAGAAGACGGATTTGGCATCGAAGCGGCGTCATTTGCGGCAACGTTTAAGACAGGAGAGCCGGCGATTGGGCTGGCGGCGTTTTTCCAAAAGAAACAACCGCAATTTTTACGTTAA
- a CDS encoding acyl-CoA dehydrogenase family protein, giving the protein MISFEFSPQQKQIKELVHWFAKHEVRPIALEADRLGRVPDEWLQKVNKMGIQLNASSFGGGRPPSHAEGKKEKKEREGNRVAVIAAEELAWGCPGIALSLPGPGLGGPPIQSSGTPEQKRRFLSIFTKEEPRWGAYALTEPEAGSDASGIRTTAKKVDGGYVLNGQKIFITNGARASWVVVFATVDPKLGRAGHRAFVVEKGTPGFVATRTVHKMGLRANETAELLFEDCFVPDENLLGGEELYSANANKPSGFQVAMKTFDSTRPIVAAMAVGIARAAYEYTLDIVRSEYPKQGRLYYEAAALLAEAEQEIDAARLLTWEAAWKADIGEPNAMEAAVCKAVAGKMALHVCAMCLELLGPVGLGGHLVEKLYRDVKVFDIFEGTQQIQRLVTARRLYAPYGVHV; this is encoded by the coding sequence ATGATTTCCTTTGAATTCTCACCGCAGCAAAAACAAATCAAAGAGCTCGTTCATTGGTTTGCTAAACATGAAGTGCGCCCGATCGCGCTGGAGGCCGACCGGCTCGGGCGGGTGCCGGACGAATGGCTGCAAAAAGTCAACAAAATGGGCATCCAGCTGAATGCGTCTTCGTTTGGCGGAGGGCGTCCGCCGTCTCATGCGGAAGGAAAGAAAGAGAAAAAAGAGCGCGAAGGCAACCGCGTGGCCGTCATCGCCGCTGAGGAGCTCGCGTGGGGATGCCCAGGCATCGCCCTTTCCCTTCCCGGCCCTGGCCTTGGCGGGCCGCCGATTCAATCGAGCGGCACGCCGGAGCAGAAACGGCGGTTTTTGTCCATTTTCACGAAGGAGGAGCCGCGCTGGGGAGCTTACGCCTTGACGGAACCGGAAGCCGGCTCGGACGCGTCCGGCATCCGCACGACGGCGAAAAAAGTGGACGGCGGCTATGTATTAAACGGGCAAAAAATTTTCATCACCAACGGCGCCCGCGCTTCTTGGGTCGTCGTGTTCGCCACGGTTGATCCGAAGTTGGGCCGCGCCGGGCACCGGGCGTTTGTCGTCGAAAAAGGGACGCCGGGATTTGTCGCGACCCGCACCGTCCATAAGATGGGTTTGCGCGCCAATGAAACGGCGGAGCTCTTGTTTGAAGACTGCTTTGTTCCTGATGAAAATTTGCTTGGCGGTGAAGAGTTGTATAGCGCAAATGCGAATAAACCGTCCGGTTTCCAAGTGGCGATGAAAACATTTGACAGCACGAGGCCGATCGTCGCGGCCATGGCCGTCGGCATCGCCCGCGCCGCCTATGAATATACGCTTGACATCGTTCGCAGCGAGTACCCGAAACAAGGACGGTTGTACTATGAAGCAGCCGCCCTGCTTGCCGAGGCGGAGCAAGAGATTGACGCTGCTCGCCTGTTGACGTGGGAAGCGGCGTGGAAAGCCGACATTGGCGAGCCGAATGCGATGGAAGCGGCCGTCTGCAAAGCAGTCGCCGGTAAAATGGCGCTTCATGTCTGCGCTATGTGCCTTGAACTGCTCGGTCCCGTCGGCCTTGGCGGACATTTGGTCGAGAAATTGTACCGCGATGTGAAAGTGTTTGATATTTTTGAAGGCACGCAGCAAATCCAGCGCCTTGTCACAGCAAGACGGTTGTATGCGCCATACGGCGTGCACGTATAG
- a CDS encoding acyl-CoA dehydrogenase family protein — protein sequence MISFQPTEEEQAFFQVARSLAVEKIRPAARECEKRRTVSADLSDRVDELGLSALELPESWGGLELPLLSQALIWQGLSYGDLGVIQGLPGAQEASSLFRLSSEHRVWHRYREMAKGGWPTVSWIDEAEQKEPLKEAIRVRRRGSGYIVDGVSSPVRLASKADWAVIAARDEEEETVLLAFDERVWEIEEGDIRLGLLAAGIARLRFAEVYAGPEQLVARGPEADALLNRVRARNQVIEAAKEVGLMEAALDYTIEYTAGRKAFGQEIAKFQGVSFTIAEMAFECRGAKLLVWQAAAAVDQGDEQAGGYAWRALSRAHRSLRYVTDQAVQMLGGHGYVQEYPAEKWMRDAQAQVMLYGRETDWLIRRGEQLLGKRKERVAP from the coding sequence GTGATTTCGTTTCAACCGACTGAAGAAGAACAGGCGTTTTTTCAAGTCGCCCGCAGCCTTGCCGTCGAGAAAATTCGGCCGGCCGCGAGAGAATGTGAGAAACGCCGGACCGTTTCGGCTGACTTGAGTGACAGGGTGGATGAGCTCGGCTTGTCGGCGCTCGAGCTCCCGGAATCGTGGGGAGGCTTGGAACTGCCCCTTCTGTCGCAAGCGCTCATTTGGCAAGGGCTCAGCTATGGCGATTTAGGCGTCATTCAAGGGCTTCCGGGGGCGCAAGAGGCGTCTTCCCTCTTTCGTCTGTCTTCCGAGCACCGCGTGTGGCACCGGTACCGGGAGATGGCGAAAGGCGGATGGCCGACTGTCTCCTGGATCGACGAAGCGGAACAAAAAGAACCGCTGAAGGAAGCGATTCGCGTGCGCCGGCGCGGCAGCGGATATATTGTGGACGGGGTGTCGTCTCCAGTCCGCTTGGCGTCGAAAGCCGACTGGGCGGTCATCGCCGCTAGGGACGAAGAAGAGGAAACGGTATTGCTCGCCTTTGATGAGCGAGTATGGGAGATCGAAGAAGGAGACATAAGGCTTGGGCTGCTTGCTGCCGGCATCGCTCGCCTTCGGTTTGCGGAAGTGTACGCCGGTCCGGAACAACTCGTTGCCCGCGGACCGGAAGCGGACGCATTGCTCAACCGCGTGCGCGCCCGAAACCAAGTCATCGAAGCGGCGAAGGAAGTCGGCTTGATGGAGGCGGCGCTTGATTACACCATTGAATACACTGCGGGAAGAAAGGCGTTCGGACAAGAGATCGCCAAGTTCCAAGGGGTGTCATTTACGATCGCAGAGATGGCGTTCGAATGCCGCGGGGCGAAACTGCTTGTATGGCAAGCGGCCGCTGCGGTTGACCAAGGGGATGAACAGGCGGGCGGCTACGCCTGGAGGGCGTTGTCGCGGGCTCATCGTTCCCTGCGCTATGTCACCGATCAGGCCGTGCAAATGCTCGGCGGGCACGGGTACGTGCAAGAATACCCAGCCGAAAAATGGATGCGCGACGCCCAAGCGCAAGTGATGCTGTACGGCCGGGAAACGGACTGGCTCATCCGCCGCGGCGAACAGCTGCTGGGCAAACGGAAAGAGAGGGTGGCGCCATGA
- a CDS encoding long-chain-fatty-acid--CoA ligase, which translates to MDLRTVWTKNIERFGPYPALIFEGNEYTNVDCDARSSQLAHALIELGVKPGDRVVVTMPNSPEVVVAFSGVLKAGAVVVPVLPLLQTQELHYIFKDCEPKVVLTAEMLWAKAKEAANGLPAPPVMFTIDDPHSPRSLRTRMEQAPASMPQVAISEHDPAALLYTSGTTGQPKGVVLTHRNLYANAEAAAEMAKRLPTEYDRVGLGVLPISHAFGFTMMNVALLLGDKIVLLPYFEPKKVLETIERHRVTHTAMVPAMFHALCYCPEADRYDTSSLVACVSGSASLPPSLAWQFQRKFNCLILEGYGLSEAAPIVTATDPTKPIKPGSVGLPLPGVQVAVVDEHGNRLPPNEVGELIVSGPNVFQGYYGKDEETRQALRDGWLYTGDMARIDEDGYVFIVDRKKDVIIRGGFNIYPRDIEELLMSHPDVLEAGVVGVPSPKMGEEVAAYVVVRRGSQVTEEELIEFCQKRVAKYKSPRFLKKVGYLPKNIIGKIDKKKLREWASEFIPAVQS; encoded by the coding sequence ATGGATTTACGAACGGTTTGGACGAAAAATATCGAGCGGTTCGGTCCTTATCCGGCACTGATTTTTGAAGGAAACGAATATACGAACGTGGACTGCGACGCCCGTTCGTCCCAGCTGGCTCATGCGTTGATTGAACTTGGGGTCAAGCCGGGCGACCGCGTTGTTGTAACGATGCCGAACAGCCCGGAAGTAGTAGTCGCCTTCAGCGGCGTCTTGAAAGCAGGAGCGGTTGTCGTGCCGGTGTTGCCGCTGTTGCAGACGCAGGAGCTCCATTACATTTTTAAAGACTGCGAACCGAAAGTTGTGCTGACGGCGGAAATGCTGTGGGCGAAAGCGAAAGAGGCCGCCAATGGCTTGCCGGCGCCTCCGGTGATGTTTACGATTGACGATCCTCATTCACCGCGCTCTCTGCGAACAAGAATGGAGCAAGCTCCTGCCAGCATGCCGCAGGTGGCGATCAGCGAACACGATCCGGCCGCCTTGCTTTACACATCAGGAACGACCGGTCAGCCGAAAGGGGTCGTGCTGACGCACCGCAATTTGTATGCCAACGCGGAAGCAGCGGCCGAGATGGCGAAGCGGCTGCCTACCGAATATGACCGCGTCGGTCTTGGCGTGCTGCCGATCTCCCATGCGTTCGGTTTTACGATGATGAACGTCGCGCTGTTATTGGGCGACAAGATCGTCCTCCTGCCGTATTTCGAGCCGAAAAAAGTGCTGGAGACGATCGAACGGCATCGGGTGACGCATACGGCGATGGTGCCAGCGATGTTCCATGCGTTGTGCTATTGCCCCGAGGCGGACCGCTATGACACATCCAGTTTGGTCGCGTGCGTGTCCGGCTCGGCTTCGTTGCCGCCGTCGCTCGCTTGGCAGTTTCAACGCAAGTTCAATTGCCTGATTTTGGAGGGATACGGACTGTCCGAGGCGGCGCCGATTGTGACGGCGACCGATCCGACGAAGCCGATCAAGCCGGGGTCGGTCGGGCTTCCGTTGCCTGGCGTGCAAGTGGCTGTCGTCGATGAACACGGCAACCGCCTGCCGCCGAACGAAGTCGGAGAACTGATTGTTTCCGGCCCGAACGTTTTCCAAGGCTACTACGGAAAAGACGAAGAGACGCGCCAAGCGCTGCGCGACGGCTGGCTGTATACCGGCGATATGGCGCGCATCGATGAAGACGGGTACGTGTTTATCGTCGACCGGAAAAAAGATGTCATCATTCGCGGCGGATTCAACATTTATCCGCGCGATATCGAGGAACTGCTTATGTCCCATCCGGATGTGCTTGAAGCCGGCGTTGTCGGCGTCCCTTCGCCGAAAATGGGGGAAGAAGTCGCCGCATATGTCGTCGTCCGACGTGGGTCCCAAGTGACCGAAGAGGAGCTGATCGAGTTTTGCCAAAAGCGGGTGGCGAAATACAAAAGCCCGCGCTTTTTGAAAAAGGTCGGCTACCTGCCGAAAAACATCATCGGCAAAATCGACAAAAAGAAGCTGCGTGAATGGGCCAGCGAGTTTATTCCCGCTGTCCAATCATAA
- a CDS encoding SCP2 sterol-binding domain-containing protein yields MTTVRDIFQLIDSQLREDPSRADGIVAVYQFNLSGSDAGVYQVVLRPDAGFVIEGEQETPDCTLSMDSEDFKKMVDGELNGTEAFMSGRLRIDGDMGLALRLQEVLSAYNSANQNQ; encoded by the coding sequence ATGACGACGGTAAGAGACATTTTCCAACTGATCGATTCGCAATTGAGGGAAGACCCATCCCGCGCCGATGGGATTGTCGCGGTGTACCAGTTTAACTTAAGCGGGTCTGATGCGGGGGTGTACCAAGTCGTCCTTCGCCCAGACGCTGGATTTGTCATTGAAGGGGAGCAAGAAACGCCTGATTGCACGCTCAGCATGGACAGCGAGGATTTTAAAAAAATGGTGGACGGCGAGCTCAACGGAACGGAAGCGTTTATGAGCGGGCGGCTTCGCATTGACGGGGACATGGGGCTGGCGCTGCGGCTCCAAGAAGTGCTGTCCGCCTACAACAGCGCCAATCAAAACCAATAA